The following coding sequences are from one Pocillopora verrucosa isolate sample1 chromosome 5, ASM3666991v2, whole genome shotgun sequence window:
- the LOC131795537 gene encoding adhesion G-protein coupled receptor G2-like isoform X2: MMTRSCQLWGTLLLSITMLSFALGSEDCDSNKCKSESENGGGHCNLLGNCSSGNYSCYMKGKGWKQTCYAEVDVCEMDLECGDKDCEQICNADKCNLACSRGKCKIQKCEGDVKECQMALECNNQNCDQTCDAKNCNLNCCGKKCKTQKCEGKGKECELDLECNGPYCEQSCDAEKCKLKCSGENCKIQKCNGNECEMDLECNNQDCEQICDANECNLTCSGSKCKKQECKGKACNIISSTPTSSRDKLICRGNGECCGRLMPSSIAWSLTTRIFNIDCGAGKSCDYTKCSDSHCITSDSYTSSIVTSIGASTIQVFATKIPTGHGTEAYTLLQSLSQSPLSLILPSPLPSSPSHLSSAAVLQAGALVYLSTLSPSSSKPAVGSASGSSAAASSEATSTTGVTASSSALSPSSSKPTETLASSSGSSAAVSAAASSLLSSLSDTSAAGSSSSLSLRTPLSPTSEVVKNRAKDSVSKLKGEEINRTRSLMEAIRIFEDFITSIQILQKPLTKEEIKVTRNSIFTVAVALEVFALNYGKHQMIGANSSVEINSRKLVLAIQKTYRKNANDFYLGKQELQASLDVSSKIFSINVSVLVGIVYKDLHEVLFTDQPFRTLTGTTGYLDSWITAVALDPKPEKLQENIILRFRNLKIREGEKKCMFWSGLSESSGGFSETGCYSVTSESNSEETVCSCNHLTHFAVLLDYNGSPGLTEEDETILEIITYVGLSLSIFAILLTIILYSYLTDVWQPLTQIRLSLSVSLGAGQVIFLTGINATENTALCVLAAAFLQYFLMAAFCWMLVEGIYFFLFVVKVYNINTKMHMYHFISWGLPIIMVSISISITAGKDGIKSYTSEKYCWLSSTNNLIWIFVTFVAFIEVLNILILVRVIKEMSTLTQPTGENNNTQQIRLGIKTCAVMIPLLGVTWLFGLLLSLHKAFAYIFTIFNSIQGILIFLLHCVRNSQIRERLKRKMNIVFPSAADHGNSAKKNSQVNPIDAGEVCAIKLQSFKE, encoded by the exons atgatgacgaGAAGTTGCCAGTTGTGGGGAACACTCCTGTTATCAATAACTATGTTGA gttttgCCTTGGGCAGTGAAGATTGCGATTCGAATAAATGTAAATCGGAAAGTGAAAATGGAGGTGGTCATTGTAATCTGCTCGGGAATTGCAGCAGTGGTAATTATTCTTGTTATATGAAGGGGAAAGGGTGGAAACAGACGTGCTATGCTGAAGTAGATGTGTGTGAAATGGATCTGGAATGTGGAGATAAAGATTGTGAACAAATCTGCAACGCTGATAAATGTAACCTGGCCTGCAGCAGGGGAAAATGTAAAATCCAAAAGTGCGAAGGTGACGTAAAGGAATGTCAAATGGCTCTAGAATGTAACAATCAGAATTGTGACCAAACCTGCGACGCTAAAAATTGTAATCTGAACTGCTGCGGGAAAAAGTGTAAGACACAAAAGTGTGAAGGTAAAGGAAAGGAATGCGAACTGGATCTAGAATGTAACGGTCCGTATTGTGAGCAGAGCTGCGACgctgaaaaatgtaaattgaagtGCAGCGgggaaaattgtaaaatacaGAAGTGTAACGGAAATGAATGTGAAATGGATCTAGAATGTAACAATCAGGATTGTGAACAAATCTGCGACGCTAATGAATGTAACCTGACCTGCAGCGGGAGTAAATGTAAAAAACAAGAGTGCAAAGGAAAAGCATGTAACATCATTAGCAGTACGCCAACCAGTTCTCGTGATAAGCTAATATGCCGTGGGAATGGTGAATGTTGTGGAAGACTCATGCCGTCTTCCATTGCATGGTCCCTCACGACGAGAATCTTTAACATCGACTGTGGCGCAGGTAAAAGCTGCGATTACACCAAATGTTCAGATAGTCACTGCATCACTTCAGATTCATACACGTCAAGTATCGTTACATCTATTGGGGCTTCAACAATTCAAGTATTCGCAACGAAAATTCCAACAGGACATGGAACAGAAGCTTACA CTCTGTTGCAGTCACTGTCGCAGTCACCTTTATCATTAATCCTACCTTCACCATTACCATCATCTCCATCACATTTATCATCAGCAGCGGTGTTACAAGCAGGGGCATTAGTATATTTATCAAcattatcaccatcatcatcaaagCCAGCAGTAGGATCAGCATCAGGATCATCAGCAGCAGCATCATCGGAAGCAACATCAACAACAGGGGTAACAGCATCTTCATCAGCActatcaccatcatcatcaaagCCGACGGAAACATTAGCATCATCATCAGGATCATCAGCAGCAGTATCAGCAGCTgcatcatcattattgtcatcattatcagaTACATCGGCAGCTGGATCATCATCGTCTTTGTCTCTACGGACTCCTCTGTCACCGACGTCGGAGGTTGTTAAGAATCGG GCAAAAGATTCTGTTTCCAAACtaaaaggagaagaaatcaATAGAACCAGGTCCTTGATG GAGGCTATACGGATTTTTGAAGATTTCATCACCAGTATCCAAATCCTCCAAAAACCTCTTACCAAAGAGGAAATCAAAGTAACAAGAAATTCCATCTTTACGGTGGCAGTCGCCTTAGAGGTATTCGCCCTTAATTATGGCAAACACCAAATGATTGGAGCGAATTCTTCAGTGGAGATAAACAGCCGCAAACTAG TGTTGGCTATACAAAAAACCTACCGCAAAAATGCTAATGACTTTTATCTTGGGAAACAAGAACTGCAAGCGAGCCTGGACGTTTCCTCTAAAATCTTTAGTATCAACG tATCAGTACTTGTCGGGATCGTGTACAAGGATCTCCATGAAGTATTGTTTACAGATCAACCCTTCAGAACGCTAACGGGTACCACAGG GTATTTGGACTCCTGGATAACTGCCGTAGCTTTAGATCCAAAACCagaaaaattacaagagaatatCATCTTAAGGTTCAGAAATCTGAAG ATTCGTGAAGGAGAGAAGAAATGCATGTTTTGGAGTGGCTTAAGTGAAAG ttcaGGCGGATTTTCAGAGACTGGATGTTACTCAGTTACTTCGGAaagcaactcagaagaaacagtttgcagctgcaatcatttgactcattttgcTGTCTTACTTGACTACAACGGTAGCCCAGGG CTCACAGAGGAAGACGAAACTATTTTGGAAATTATCACCTACGTGGGACTGAGTCTTTCCATCTTCGCGATTCTTTTGACAATTATTCTATATTCCTACCTCAC CGACGTATGGCAACCTTTGACTCAAATACGACTGAGTCTTTCTGTGTCCCTTGGAGCTGGACAAGTAATCTTTCTTACCGGCATAAACGCCACAGAAAATACG GCTCTCTGCGTCCTAGCAGCAGCTTTCTTGCAGTATTTCCTGATGGCAgctttctgttggatgctgGTGGAAGGAATTTATTTCTTCCTGTTTGTCGTGAAAGTTTATAACATCAACACCAAGATGCATATGTATCACTTCATATCATGgg GTTTACCCATCATCATGGTTAGCATTTCAATAAGCATCACCGCTGGAAAAGATGGAATTAAAAGCTATACCAGTGAAAAATA TTGCTGGCTTTCCTCAACAAATAACCTGATCTGGATCTTCGTCACATTTGTAGCTTTCATTGAAGTT ctcaacattttgatactTGTCCGAGTAATAAAGGAGATGAGCACATTAACACAACCCACGGGGGAAAACAACAATACACAGCAGATACG ACTTGGCATTAAAACATGCGCGGTGATGATCCCACTGCTTGGTGTTACCTGGCTTTTTGGACTTTTGTTATCATTACACAAAGCTTTCGCctacattttcaccattttcaacTCTATTCAG GGAATCCTGATTTTCCTTCTTCATTGTGTGCGGAACAGCCAG ATTAGAGAGCGACTGAAAAGGAAGATGAACATCGTTTTCCCATCTGCTGCAGATCATGGAAACTCTGCGAAGAAGAACTCACAAGTTAATCCAATTGATGCCGGCGAAGTGTGTGCAATAAAATTGCAGTCCTTCAAGGAATAG
- the LOC131795537 gene encoding adhesion G-protein coupled receptor G2-like isoform X1, translating to MMTRSCQLWGTLLLSITMLSFALGSEDCDSNKCKSESENGGGHCNLLGNCSSGNYSCYMKGKGWKQTCYAEVDVCEMDLECGDKDCEQICNADKCNLACSRGKCKIQKCEGDVKECQMALECNNQNCDQTCDAKNCNLNCCGKKCKTQKCEGKGKECELDLECNGPYCEQSCDAEKCKLKCSGENCKIQKCNGNECEMDLECNNQDCEQICDANECNLTCSGSKCKKQECKGKACNIISSTPTSSRDKLICRGNGECCGRLMPSSIAWSLTTRIFNIDCGAGKSCDYTKCSDSHCITSDSYTSSIVTSIGASTIQVFATKIPTGHGTEAYTLLQSLSQSPLSLILPSPLPSSPSHLSSAAVLQAGALVYLSTLSPSSSKPAVGSASGSSAAASSEATSTTGVTASSSALSPSSSKPTETLASSSGSSAAVSAAASSLLSSLSDTSAAGSSSSLSLRTPLSPTSEVVKNRAKDSVSKLKGEEINRTRSLMEAIRIFEDFITSIQILQKPLTKEEIKVTRNSIFTVAVALEVFALNYGKHQMIGANSSVEINSRKLVLAIQKTYRKNANDFYLGKQELQASLDVSSKIFSINVSVLVGIVYKDLHEVLFTDQPFRTLTGTTGRYLDSWITAVALDPKPEKLQENIILRFRNLKIREGEKKCMFWSGLSESSGGFSETGCYSVTSESNSEETVCSCNHLTHFAVLLDYNGSPGLTEEDETILEIITYVGLSLSIFAILLTIILYSYLTDVWQPLTQIRLSLSVSLGAGQVIFLTGINATENTALCVLAAAFLQYFLMAAFCWMLVEGIYFFLFVVKVYNINTKMHMYHFISWGLPIIMVSISISITAGKDGIKSYTSEKYCWLSSTNNLIWIFVTFVAFIEVLNILILVRVIKEMSTLTQPTGENNNTQQIRLGIKTCAVMIPLLGVTWLFGLLLSLHKAFAYIFTIFNSIQGILIFLLHCVRNSQIRERLKRKMNIVFPSAADHGNSAKKNSQVNPIDAGEVCAIKLQSFKE from the exons atgatgacgaGAAGTTGCCAGTTGTGGGGAACACTCCTGTTATCAATAACTATGTTGA gttttgCCTTGGGCAGTGAAGATTGCGATTCGAATAAATGTAAATCGGAAAGTGAAAATGGAGGTGGTCATTGTAATCTGCTCGGGAATTGCAGCAGTGGTAATTATTCTTGTTATATGAAGGGGAAAGGGTGGAAACAGACGTGCTATGCTGAAGTAGATGTGTGTGAAATGGATCTGGAATGTGGAGATAAAGATTGTGAACAAATCTGCAACGCTGATAAATGTAACCTGGCCTGCAGCAGGGGAAAATGTAAAATCCAAAAGTGCGAAGGTGACGTAAAGGAATGTCAAATGGCTCTAGAATGTAACAATCAGAATTGTGACCAAACCTGCGACGCTAAAAATTGTAATCTGAACTGCTGCGGGAAAAAGTGTAAGACACAAAAGTGTGAAGGTAAAGGAAAGGAATGCGAACTGGATCTAGAATGTAACGGTCCGTATTGTGAGCAGAGCTGCGACgctgaaaaatgtaaattgaagtGCAGCGgggaaaattgtaaaatacaGAAGTGTAACGGAAATGAATGTGAAATGGATCTAGAATGTAACAATCAGGATTGTGAACAAATCTGCGACGCTAATGAATGTAACCTGACCTGCAGCGGGAGTAAATGTAAAAAACAAGAGTGCAAAGGAAAAGCATGTAACATCATTAGCAGTACGCCAACCAGTTCTCGTGATAAGCTAATATGCCGTGGGAATGGTGAATGTTGTGGAAGACTCATGCCGTCTTCCATTGCATGGTCCCTCACGACGAGAATCTTTAACATCGACTGTGGCGCAGGTAAAAGCTGCGATTACACCAAATGTTCAGATAGTCACTGCATCACTTCAGATTCATACACGTCAAGTATCGTTACATCTATTGGGGCTTCAACAATTCAAGTATTCGCAACGAAAATTCCAACAGGACATGGAACAGAAGCTTACA CTCTGTTGCAGTCACTGTCGCAGTCACCTTTATCATTAATCCTACCTTCACCATTACCATCATCTCCATCACATTTATCATCAGCAGCGGTGTTACAAGCAGGGGCATTAGTATATTTATCAAcattatcaccatcatcatcaaagCCAGCAGTAGGATCAGCATCAGGATCATCAGCAGCAGCATCATCGGAAGCAACATCAACAACAGGGGTAACAGCATCTTCATCAGCActatcaccatcatcatcaaagCCGACGGAAACATTAGCATCATCATCAGGATCATCAGCAGCAGTATCAGCAGCTgcatcatcattattgtcatcattatcagaTACATCGGCAGCTGGATCATCATCGTCTTTGTCTCTACGGACTCCTCTGTCACCGACGTCGGAGGTTGTTAAGAATCGG GCAAAAGATTCTGTTTCCAAACtaaaaggagaagaaatcaATAGAACCAGGTCCTTGATG GAGGCTATACGGATTTTTGAAGATTTCATCACCAGTATCCAAATCCTCCAAAAACCTCTTACCAAAGAGGAAATCAAAGTAACAAGAAATTCCATCTTTACGGTGGCAGTCGCCTTAGAGGTATTCGCCCTTAATTATGGCAAACACCAAATGATTGGAGCGAATTCTTCAGTGGAGATAAACAGCCGCAAACTAG TGTTGGCTATACAAAAAACCTACCGCAAAAATGCTAATGACTTTTATCTTGGGAAACAAGAACTGCAAGCGAGCCTGGACGTTTCCTCTAAAATCTTTAGTATCAACG tATCAGTACTTGTCGGGATCGTGTACAAGGATCTCCATGAAGTATTGTTTACAGATCAACCCTTCAGAACGCTAACGGGTACCACAGG AAGGTATTTGGACTCCTGGATAACTGCCGTAGCTTTAGATCCAAAACCagaaaaattacaagagaatatCATCTTAAGGTTCAGAAATCTGAAG ATTCGTGAAGGAGAGAAGAAATGCATGTTTTGGAGTGGCTTAAGTGAAAG ttcaGGCGGATTTTCAGAGACTGGATGTTACTCAGTTACTTCGGAaagcaactcagaagaaacagtttgcagctgcaatcatttgactcattttgcTGTCTTACTTGACTACAACGGTAGCCCAGGG CTCACAGAGGAAGACGAAACTATTTTGGAAATTATCACCTACGTGGGACTGAGTCTTTCCATCTTCGCGATTCTTTTGACAATTATTCTATATTCCTACCTCAC CGACGTATGGCAACCTTTGACTCAAATACGACTGAGTCTTTCTGTGTCCCTTGGAGCTGGACAAGTAATCTTTCTTACCGGCATAAACGCCACAGAAAATACG GCTCTCTGCGTCCTAGCAGCAGCTTTCTTGCAGTATTTCCTGATGGCAgctttctgttggatgctgGTGGAAGGAATTTATTTCTTCCTGTTTGTCGTGAAAGTTTATAACATCAACACCAAGATGCATATGTATCACTTCATATCATGgg GTTTACCCATCATCATGGTTAGCATTTCAATAAGCATCACCGCTGGAAAAGATGGAATTAAAAGCTATACCAGTGAAAAATA TTGCTGGCTTTCCTCAACAAATAACCTGATCTGGATCTTCGTCACATTTGTAGCTTTCATTGAAGTT ctcaacattttgatactTGTCCGAGTAATAAAGGAGATGAGCACATTAACACAACCCACGGGGGAAAACAACAATACACAGCAGATACG ACTTGGCATTAAAACATGCGCGGTGATGATCCCACTGCTTGGTGTTACCTGGCTTTTTGGACTTTTGTTATCATTACACAAAGCTTTCGCctacattttcaccattttcaacTCTATTCAG GGAATCCTGATTTTCCTTCTTCATTGTGTGCGGAACAGCCAG ATTAGAGAGCGACTGAAAAGGAAGATGAACATCGTTTTCCCATCTGCTGCAGATCATGGAAACTCTGCGAAGAAGAACTCACAAGTTAATCCAATTGATGCCGGCGAAGTGTGTGCAATAAAATTGCAGTCCTTCAAGGAATAG
- the LOC131795537 gene encoding adhesion G-protein coupled receptor G2-like isoform X3, whose translation MMTRSCQLWGTLLLSITMLSFALGSEDCDSNKCKSESENGGGHCNLLGNCSSGNYSCYMKGKGWKQTCYAEVDVCEMDLECGDKDCEQICNADKCNLACSRGKCKIQKCEGDVKECQMALECNNQNCDQTCDAKNCNLNCCGKKCKTQKCEGKGKECELDLECNGPYCEQSCDAEKCKLKCSGENCKIQKCNGNECEMDLECNNQDCEQICDANECNLTCSGSKCKKQECKGKACNIISSTPTSSRDKLICRGNGECCGRLMPSSIAWSLTTRIFNIDCGAGKSCDYTKCSDSHCITSDSYTSSIVTSIGASTIQVFATKIPTGHGTEAYTLLQSLSQSPLSLILPSPLPSSPSHLSSAAVLQAGALVYLSTLSPSSSKPAVGSASGSSAAASSEATSTTGVTASSSALSPSSSKPTETLASSSGSSAAVSAAASSLLSSLSDTSAAGSSSSLSLRTPLSPTSEVVKNRAKDSVSKLKGEEINRTRSLMEAIRIFEDFITSIQILQKPLTKEEIKVTRNSIFTVAVALEVFALNYGKHQMIGANSSVEINSRKLVLAIQKTYRKNANDFYLGKQELQASLDVSSKIFSINVSVLVGIVYKDLHEVLFTDQPFRTLTGTTGRYLDSWITAVALDPKPEKLQENIILRFRNLKIREGEKKCMFWSGLSESSGGFSETGCYSVTSESNSEETVCSCNHLTHFAVLLDYNGSPGLTEEDETILEIITYVGLSLSIFAILLTIILYSYLTDVWQPLTQIRLSLSVSLGAGQVIFLTGINATENTALCVLAAAFLQYFLMAAFCWMLVEGIYFFLFVVKVYNINTKMHMYHFISWGLPIIMVSISISITAGKDGIKSYTSEKYSTF comes from the exons atgatgacgaGAAGTTGCCAGTTGTGGGGAACACTCCTGTTATCAATAACTATGTTGA gttttgCCTTGGGCAGTGAAGATTGCGATTCGAATAAATGTAAATCGGAAAGTGAAAATGGAGGTGGTCATTGTAATCTGCTCGGGAATTGCAGCAGTGGTAATTATTCTTGTTATATGAAGGGGAAAGGGTGGAAACAGACGTGCTATGCTGAAGTAGATGTGTGTGAAATGGATCTGGAATGTGGAGATAAAGATTGTGAACAAATCTGCAACGCTGATAAATGTAACCTGGCCTGCAGCAGGGGAAAATGTAAAATCCAAAAGTGCGAAGGTGACGTAAAGGAATGTCAAATGGCTCTAGAATGTAACAATCAGAATTGTGACCAAACCTGCGACGCTAAAAATTGTAATCTGAACTGCTGCGGGAAAAAGTGTAAGACACAAAAGTGTGAAGGTAAAGGAAAGGAATGCGAACTGGATCTAGAATGTAACGGTCCGTATTGTGAGCAGAGCTGCGACgctgaaaaatgtaaattgaagtGCAGCGgggaaaattgtaaaatacaGAAGTGTAACGGAAATGAATGTGAAATGGATCTAGAATGTAACAATCAGGATTGTGAACAAATCTGCGACGCTAATGAATGTAACCTGACCTGCAGCGGGAGTAAATGTAAAAAACAAGAGTGCAAAGGAAAAGCATGTAACATCATTAGCAGTACGCCAACCAGTTCTCGTGATAAGCTAATATGCCGTGGGAATGGTGAATGTTGTGGAAGACTCATGCCGTCTTCCATTGCATGGTCCCTCACGACGAGAATCTTTAACATCGACTGTGGCGCAGGTAAAAGCTGCGATTACACCAAATGTTCAGATAGTCACTGCATCACTTCAGATTCATACACGTCAAGTATCGTTACATCTATTGGGGCTTCAACAATTCAAGTATTCGCAACGAAAATTCCAACAGGACATGGAACAGAAGCTTACA CTCTGTTGCAGTCACTGTCGCAGTCACCTTTATCATTAATCCTACCTTCACCATTACCATCATCTCCATCACATTTATCATCAGCAGCGGTGTTACAAGCAGGGGCATTAGTATATTTATCAAcattatcaccatcatcatcaaagCCAGCAGTAGGATCAGCATCAGGATCATCAGCAGCAGCATCATCGGAAGCAACATCAACAACAGGGGTAACAGCATCTTCATCAGCActatcaccatcatcatcaaagCCGACGGAAACATTAGCATCATCATCAGGATCATCAGCAGCAGTATCAGCAGCTgcatcatcattattgtcatcattatcagaTACATCGGCAGCTGGATCATCATCGTCTTTGTCTCTACGGACTCCTCTGTCACCGACGTCGGAGGTTGTTAAGAATCGG GCAAAAGATTCTGTTTCCAAACtaaaaggagaagaaatcaATAGAACCAGGTCCTTGATG GAGGCTATACGGATTTTTGAAGATTTCATCACCAGTATCCAAATCCTCCAAAAACCTCTTACCAAAGAGGAAATCAAAGTAACAAGAAATTCCATCTTTACGGTGGCAGTCGCCTTAGAGGTATTCGCCCTTAATTATGGCAAACACCAAATGATTGGAGCGAATTCTTCAGTGGAGATAAACAGCCGCAAACTAG TGTTGGCTATACAAAAAACCTACCGCAAAAATGCTAATGACTTTTATCTTGGGAAACAAGAACTGCAAGCGAGCCTGGACGTTTCCTCTAAAATCTTTAGTATCAACG tATCAGTACTTGTCGGGATCGTGTACAAGGATCTCCATGAAGTATTGTTTACAGATCAACCCTTCAGAACGCTAACGGGTACCACAGG AAGGTATTTGGACTCCTGGATAACTGCCGTAGCTTTAGATCCAAAACCagaaaaattacaagagaatatCATCTTAAGGTTCAGAAATCTGAAG ATTCGTGAAGGAGAGAAGAAATGCATGTTTTGGAGTGGCTTAAGTGAAAG ttcaGGCGGATTTTCAGAGACTGGATGTTACTCAGTTACTTCGGAaagcaactcagaagaaacagtttgcagctgcaatcatttgactcattttgcTGTCTTACTTGACTACAACGGTAGCCCAGGG CTCACAGAGGAAGACGAAACTATTTTGGAAATTATCACCTACGTGGGACTGAGTCTTTCCATCTTCGCGATTCTTTTGACAATTATTCTATATTCCTACCTCAC CGACGTATGGCAACCTTTGACTCAAATACGACTGAGTCTTTCTGTGTCCCTTGGAGCTGGACAAGTAATCTTTCTTACCGGCATAAACGCCACAGAAAATACG GCTCTCTGCGTCCTAGCAGCAGCTTTCTTGCAGTATTTCCTGATGGCAgctttctgttggatgctgGTGGAAGGAATTTATTTCTTCCTGTTTGTCGTGAAAGTTTATAACATCAACACCAAGATGCATATGTATCACTTCATATCATGgg GTTTACCCATCATCATGGTTAGCATTTCAATAAGCATCACCGCTGGAAAAGATGGAATTAAAAGCTATACCAGTGAAAAATA ctcaacattttga